One genomic region from Diabrotica undecimpunctata isolate CICGRU chromosome 9, icDiaUnde3, whole genome shotgun sequence encodes:
- the LOC140450709 gene encoding zinc finger BED domain-containing protein 4-like gives MTSANKRQLPETENNDGDNPTEGSSSKIPKQTKLDYAPRTVGRAVQHKVDSCLVKLITKDFQPFSIVEDKGFRSFVSVLNPAYQIPSRKTITNNLLPTIYEETLTEVKSIVRNVKSVTITTDDNAANITKAVKDILHWKHLECLAHTINLIAKDSITIIGPVIAKIRNLVAHFKRSTSATAKLLDVQKQSGKIPKKLLQYVSTRWNSTYYMLERILDLEEAVRTTMALLDKDNLPIIVVEEWQLLKHVKKVLEPYPIHKTMADGNLISCSKRPRTVLTPEVKTIIINVFDGLKKRENMGVSDAVSLCSFLTKVLESSIYKIIKENKKGVKEPNTETRGRKMIVLDEEIQRAIRQKIHSFFFRNEILTLKKISAEIDSDDSLPKISREVLLRTLHIMNFK, from the exons ATGACAAGTGCAAATAAGAGACAATTACCAGAAACAGAAAATAACGACGGTGATAATCCCACAGAAGGTTCTTCTAGTAAGATACCTAAACAGACAAAATTAGATTATGCTCCAAGGACCGTCGGACGTGCTGTCCAACATAAAGTGGACAGCTGCTTGGTTAAGTTAATAACTAAAGACTTTCAGCCTTTTAGTATTGTAGAGGACAAAGGTTTCCGAAGTTTCGTAAGTGTTTTAAATCCTGCATATCAAATACCTAGTAGGAAAACCATTACAAATAATTTATTACCAACAATATACGAGGAAACTCTTACTGAAGTAAAGTCTATAGTGAGAAATGTAAAATCTGTCACCATAACCACAGATG ATAATGCAGCTAATATTACCAAAGCTGTCAAAGATATCTTGCATTGGAAACATTTAGAATGTTTAGCCCATACCATTAACCTAATTGCCAAAGATTCTATTACTATTATCGGGCCTGTCATAGCAAAAATTAGAAACTTAGTGGCACACTTTAAACGCAGTACGTCAGCTACAGCAAAATTACTAGATGTGCAGAAACAATCAGGCAAAATACCAAAAAAGTTGCTCCAATATGTTTCAACGAGATGGAACTCTACGTACTATATGCTAGAAAGGATTCTTGATTTAGAAGAAGCCGTAAGAACAACCATGGCGCTTCTAGATAAAGATAATTTACCAATTATTGTCGTAGAAGAATGGCAGCTCTTAAAACATGTTAAAAAAGTTTTAGAACC GTATCCTATTCATAAAACTATGGCCGACGGTAATTTAATAAGCTGTAGCAAACGTCCTCGTACAGTTTTAACTCCGGAGGTAAAAACcattattataaatgtttttgatggacTTAAAAAACGTGAAAATATGGGTGTTTCGGATGCTGTTTCTCTTTGCAGTTTCTTGACGAAAGTTTTGGAAAGCAGTATCTATaagattataaaagaaaataagaaaggaGTCAAAGAACCGAACACCGAAACAAGAGGAAGGAAGATGATCGTTTTAGATGAAGAAATACAAAGGGCCATTCGACaaaaaattcattcgtttttcttTCGGAATGAAATTCTCACATTGAAGAAAATCTCTGCAGAAATCGACAGCGACGATAGTTTGCCAAAAATTTCACGAGAAGTATTACTGCGCACACTTCATATAATGAATTTCAAATag
- the LOC140450708 gene encoding uncharacterized protein, translated as MKRCRQSSLIEKSEVVIWRRNYIKKIRQYRTEKRKIYYLDETWLNEGHTVNKVWHDLNITSSRQAFVDGLSTGLKAPSGKGRRLIITHIGSESGFLPGGLLCFESKKSGDCHEDMDAQRFETWFSSILPTIEPGSVIILDNAPYHSRQVEKLPTTSWRKRQIIDWLDMKLIAYDRSMIKPELLNIARQHKHKYHKYVVDEMALSHGVLVHRLPPYHCELNPIELIWAQVKTEVARRNTTFKLCDVKVLFDEAIRNVTVDNWRKCIGHVEKIENKMWDVDIQVDVIMEPIIVQLDDESDDSDNSDFE; from the coding sequence atgaaACGATGTAGACAAAGCAGTCTCATAGAAAAAAGTGAAGTCGTTATATGGAGAcgcaattatataaaaaaaattcgtcAATATCGCACCGAGAagagaaaaatttattatttagacgaGACATGGCTAAATGAAGGCCATACTGTAAACAAGGTTTGGCACGATTTAAATATTACAAGCAGTAGGCAAGCATTTGTTGATGGATTATCCACAGGCCTTAAGGCACCATCAGGTAAAGGTCGACGTCTAATTATCACACACATTGGTAGTGAGTCTGGTTTTCTTCCCGGTGGACTTTTATGTTTTGAGTCAAAAAAATCTGGTGACTGTCACGAGGACATGGACGCTCAGAGATTTGAAACTTGGTTTTCGTCCATATTACCGACAATAGAACCGGGTTCGGtaataattttagataatgctCCCTACCATAGTCGACAGGTAGAAAAGCTCCCAACAACAAGCTGGCGAAAAAGACAAATCATTGATTGGCTGGATATGAAACTAATCGCTTATGACAGATCAATGATTAAACCTGAGTTGTTAAATATTGCACGACAACATAAACATAAATATCATAAATATGTTGTTGACGAAATGGCTCTTAGTCACGGAGTTCTTGTTCATCGATtaccaccatatcattgtgagcTGAATCCAATTGAATTGATTTGGGCACAAGTGAAAACAGAGGTAGCACGTCGCAATACTACATTTAAATTATGTGATGTTAAAGTACTATTCGATGAAGCTATACGTAACGTTACCGTAGACAACTGGCGAAAGTGCATAGGTCACGTGGAGAAAATAGAAAATAAGATGTGGGATGTAGATATACAGGTAGATGTAATTATGGAACCGATTATAGTCCAACTTG